The sequence ATTCCTGTACCAGGAAACGGTTGAACGTGGTTGGTTTACCAAAATCTATTGTTAGCGACGCGTTAGTCACATCATCATCAGTGGCCCAATAAGTATCGTTGCTATTATCAATAGACTTATCGGGGCCAAACTCGTTGGCATTTCCGCGAACATTGGTGGCACTCGCCTTCTTATTAGCAACCAGGTTCACAGCAAATGCTTCCTTTACAGCCCTGGCCAATCCGAGCGCTGCTTTTTCATCGTTTGGATGAATCAGTCCATTGGGCATAATCGGGAAATTAAGCAGTAATGTGCCATTGCGTCCGATGGAATTGTAGTACGTTTCCATTAATTGCGGCACCGTTTTTACCTGGCCATCTTCATGTGGATGATAGAACCATTCTGGTCTGATGGAAGTATTGACTTCGGCGGGCACCCAGGAATCCCCATTTTCCAGACCATGATGCAACATATTCCATTCCACCTCGCCTTTGGCATTTAGCAAACTCCAGTTCGTTTCGCCCACCAGGCCACCTTCAGTACCTACCCAGCGTAGATCGGCCCTGTCACCACCGTCATTCCATATTACGCAGTCAGGTTGTAGCCTGCGGATCAGCTTATAAGTATTCTGCCAGTCATAATAGGTAGTGCGGTCAATTGTGCGTGTTTCATTAGCGCCGCCATAGTATCCTGAACCACCATTGGCGCCGTCAAACCATACCTCGAAAATCGGTCCGTAGTTAGTGAGGAGTTCTGTCAGCTGATTCCGGAAGTAAGTGATATACTCCGGCTTTCCATAATCGGGGCTATTTCTATCCCAGGGTGATAGATAGATACCCAGTTTTAAGCCGTATTCTCTACAGGCATCTGCCAATTCCCGCACCACATCGCCATGGCCATTTTTCCATGGCGCATTTTTCACAGAATACTCCGTGTATTTAGATGGCCAGAGACAAAAACCGCAGTGATGCTTTACCGTAAGGATAATTCCTTTCATACCGGCATCCCTGCATATTCGGGCCCATTGGCGACAATCCAGTTTCAACGGATTAAATAACTTTACATCCTCATTGCCAAATCCCCATGATTGATCCGTATAAGTATTTAAGGAGAAATGGACAAAAGCATAGTATTTCATCTCCTGCCATCTCATTTGATTTTCTGTTGGCACCGGGCCATATGGATCCGGTGCCTTTTTCTGGGCATAGTTATTACTAATTGAACACAAGAAGAAAGCGACTCCACAAAGCCAATATTTCATCATATGAATAATCATATCAATATTATTTTGAACTAATTTATCTTAACAACCTTGAATGTTTTTACCCATTTTGCGGCTTCTACCCGAATTATATAAGTACCGGTTTTCAAGGAAGCGCCCATTGACATCAGGCTTGAAACCGAAGTACGTTTAACCGTTTCAAGCTGCCTGCCTGCAAGGTCGAATATAATAATACGTTTTACTTCCTCAGTTTTATCAATCGCTATATTAAAAGTTGACGTGAAAGGATTTGGGTATAATGAAACATGATGGTTGGTCTGCTGCAATAATAAAGAATCCGTAACCGTTGATTTCCGGGCCTGAGCAACAGTCCCTATTGTCCATAACTGATTATTACTGCTGCTTTCTGACCATTGCCCTGCATCAGTGCCGTTGGTATTCTGGCCCAGGCCGTCCAGGTATAATCCGGTAGCACGATTCTTCAGCTTGATATAACTTCCTGATGTAATCTGCTGCCATTGCTGGTTATAGCTGTTACTATTGCTCCATTGTCCCGCTATAGAGCCATTGGACGTTCTGCCCATGCCATCAAGATATAGGCCTGAAGCACGGTTTTTAATCTTTACATAGCCATCGTTAGTTTCCAGGGACCATTGCTGTGCATCACTGCCGCTGTTACTCCATTGCCCCACATTGGATCCATCGGAGTACCTGTACATACCATCCATCAGTAATCCGGTGGCACGGTTAGCCATTGTCACGTAAGTAACAGGAACAGTGGCTTTATTCAGCAGCATTGCCGTTGTAGAAAGAGCCGGCACAGTGATGGTAATTGAATTTGAGTTTGCCGCTACTGTATTTTGTTGAAGGGCATTTTGCGTGTGCGATACAAAACTTTCCGTTGCCGGTAAAGATGACAACTGCAACGTTTGGTAATTTCCATTGGCAACATCGAAGTTGCTTAAATTGATGGTAACAGTGCGGGAATTAGTCCTATCACGGTTTACGAGTATCACGGTTAAAGAGTCGGCATTTTCATTTACAGAAGAGTAAGCAGATACAGTATTTTCGAGTGAGGAAGTACTTAAAACACTATATTTCTTTGCATTCCTGCTAAAGAGGTGCAATGTTTCCCACATGCCAATAGACCAGTTCCAGGGAGAAAAGAATTCAACGCCATTGTTGCCAAATGTACCAAGATGCGAAGCATATATTACAGATTCAAGGCTTGGGTTACTGCTTGACATGGTCCCCCATTCGCTTATACCACATGTGATGCCATGGTTCGCGCCAAAATGTTCAGTCAGCCAGCCCTCGATACGCTTGAATATATATTGTTTTGTCAATGAGGCATCCCATCCGCCAGTGAGTGTTTTAATACCGTTTGAACCCGGATAGTCATATGTTGTATCATAATAAATCCGGTGCCCCTGCAGTGCAGCATCGTCATCGCTATTATACCAGGGATAGTTGTGAATATCTACTACATCAACCAGCTTGATACCGGTTGCTTTATACTCATCTCCAAGGCGTTTTATAAAATACTCAAGCCAGCAATAATACCTGCCATTTACGTAAATACTTTCATTTGACCATTTGTACCATTGCCATTCCGAAGTGGTAACAGGTCCGCAGAGCTTAATATCAGGATATAAAGCTTTGGCCTTTTTTGCCAGTGTAATGTAGTTATCCATAAAAGTTGCGGCAGAAATCTGCGTTGGCATGGCATAATCATGGGTACCACTCCAGATATCTACTTCATTATCCATATTCCAATATAAAAATTTATTTTTGTTTAGTCCTAAACCATTGGTTCCAAACCAGTGATTAAGGATTCCCACAGAAGAGTCGGCAGGCCATAGCTGTGTAAATAAATTAACATCGCCTTCTACCAACGCCTTACCGGAAGGGTCCTGCGTATTGGGTACACCTCCGCCGGCTAAATTCTGACCAACCCCGGCCCAATACTGGGATTGGTTGTAAGCCCAATCATCGAAGTTGTTATTGGTGTTGGATGCAGCTCTACCCAGTAATTGAAAGGCAAACATACCCTGTATATCAGGATAGTTGGCCGCAATGTTTTGTGCATATGCATCCCAATCCGTTCCATACACATTATTATACCAGTCCGGATGGACCGTAATTTTTTTACGCCAGTTGTAACATGTTGCGTTATTGCCTCCGTTCATACGGGCAAAACGTAAACCTGCGTCTTTATAAAATTGTACCGCCTTATCAAAGCCTTCGTTTCGGCCATATATGTATGGGGAAATCAAGCGTTTGTTTTGAGTCGGATTAATTGAAATGGTAACATTTTGTGCAATGGCTGTATAAAGTATAACGTGGCACAACAAAAGCAATATGGTTTTCTTACGCATTGTTTTGTTTTTTTACTAATTGTTTGCAATAGAATTTTCATCCAATAGTTCTGCCGCAATATCAACCTGGAACGGCGTCGTTTAATACTTATATCATTAAAGTTTGATCATATTCAAAAAGAAAACATCGTTCTCACGAATCTCCAACTCTTTTGTAAAAGGGACGCCGGCTTTTACAGCAATCATTTCCCTGGTAACGGGCGAACCATCGTTTTGCTTCTTTATTTGTTCTACTTCCTGCCTGTTTAGCTGTACCGGCTTGCCCAGGGCGAGATAACTGGAGTATGCATCATTGCTATGATAGCCTACTTTATATATTTCAAGTGCATACGTTCCATCAGGCACATTTACAATATTTACCTTCAGTTTTCCTTTTGATTTTGAAGGAAGATCGCGGATATAATATTGCTGGTTATGTACGGAATCTCCTGGATGAGTATTGGTAAAATCCCATGCCAGCGCCTGGATATTTCCTGTGGAATCCCTGCATACCCATGAAGTGGAATCGTTATTGACCAATTCAATACTCCCCAGCCTGTTCATAAACTGGTATGCATAGAACACCGGTTTGTTGATGCCCTGTGTGTTCAGCATACCGAAGCCTCCGTGAAACGGCGTAAAACGCGGTCCTGGCTCTTCGAAAATGTCAGTAAATACCCAATATGACATTGAATTGGCCGCCTTTCCTACCTGCTTTATTTTTTGCAGCACATAGGCAGCTTCATGATAGCTGTCGTGGATAGGATCAGCCGGGGTATAAGAAGCGCTCCATTCAGTGTAATGAAGCTCCAGGTGAGGCATAGTGGAACTGTCAATTTCCTTCCGCGATTGGAGTACATCCCCGCTAACGCTCATGGGATTTTTATCAAGTACGGTACCTGAGTTCCCAAATTCATCGAGATATCCCTGCTTTACGCCATAGGCGTGGGTGCTGATGAAATCTATCGGCACATTATTTTTTTCACAAAAGGCAATCATTTCCGGCTCCCAGGCAGCTCCGGCTGTTCCCGGACCACCAACGCGATAAGAGGAATTAACGCTTTTAATAGCCTTCGCGCTGTAGGTATATAATTTGAAGTAGTCTTCCTGTGTTCCTGCCCAGAAACCATCCAGGTTAGGCTCGTTCCAGACTTCGAAATACCAGGTTTTTACTTCCTCAGCGCCATAACGTTCCGTAAAATGCCGGGTAAGATCCTTCACCAATGCGGCCCATTTTTCGTAATCCTTTGGCGGGGTTACATTACCCCGCCACCAGAAGATAGTTTTGGACCCGCTGGCCAGCGCAGTAGGCATAAAGCCTAACTCAACAAAGGGCTTCATGCCTATGCTATGTAAAAAGTCGAATAAAACATCGATGTACATATAGTTGTACATCGGGTTGCCCTTACTGTCGACAGTATAAACCGCCATGTCGTCTGTCAACAGGCCATGCATACGGATATACCTGAAACCGCATTCTTTTTTTACATAGGCAAGCTGCTGCTGCCAGTCTGCCCGAAGTCCTTCGTTCGCACGGCCTGCGCCAACACAGTCATTAAACATCGTGTTCAGCTTTCCCGATGTTTTGTTAAAATCAATATTGATAACCCTTTCCGGGATGATTGGCGGTTGCTGTTTTTTTGTTTGGGCAACCAATATGTCAGAAATGGATAAAAGCAGTAGTGTCAATAACAATAAAATTCCTTTCATTTTTTAATATTTTAACTTTTGTTATAATTACTCACTCCAGACCAGCACTCCACCAGGCGCTAATATTTTATCGCCCACAATAATATTGGCTGTTTGCCCCATATTCATTGTATAATTCTCCGAAGAATAATTTACGGCCACATAAAAGCCATCCCGCCAATAAACAAATACGCCAGGGGGATAATTTTCAGTGGTAATACCTGCTCTGTTATAAATCTGTTTCAGAATGTCCGCTTCCAGTTTAGCATCATCCGTATCCACACCTATATAGGTAACAGTACCTTTGCCAACCTTATGTTTCACTACTGCTGCTTTTCCGCTGTAAAACTGGTTATCAAATACGGCGAGTGTTTCTGTATGCTTATCAGGTGCAAGTAAATCGGCCCAGTTATTCCAACTGTAATGAGTAGTACCCATCAGGAGATCGCCTTTGGCGTTACCAGAAAGCATATCTGTTGCTTTCACCTGTGCACCTATCAGTCCTGATATAGGAGCGGCGCATTCGGCCTCCCAGAAATGTCCCATGCGATCTTTGGTGGCTGTACGGCAGGTAAGAATCAGGTGCCCTCCGTTTGCTGCGTATTCCTGCCACTTCTTTATCAAAGCACTATCCACCATCTCATAGGCCGGAACAATCACAAATTTGTACTTCGACAAATCAGCCGTCTCCGGGATCACATCTACAGGGGCACCAAATGACTTTGCTATTTCCAGGAATTTAATCGGATAATTCCAGGTATCCCATTGCGAGGTCTGTTTTTGCCGGTCAATCGTCCAGTAATTTTCCAGGTTCCAGAGAATAGCTGTTGACCGGGCAACCAGTTTTTCAGGCATGGAAATTCCAGGCTTATATCGTTTCCGCAGTTCTTTTATTTCTTTCATGTATTGCATGTATTCCTCTCCACCTTGCGAAGGGGTTATACCATCTGTTTGTATTACACCCGCATGGTATTGCTCCGCGCTATAATTGATCTGACGGAACCGGTAGGAACAGGCAAGCTTTCCGCCCGCTGCAAAAGTGTGGTATAGCCACATTCGTACAGTACCGGGTAACAGCAATGGGTTGTAACTGCCCCAGTTTACCGGGCCGGGTTGAATTTCCATTACTCCCGACACGCTCCCTACTGATTTATAATATTCAGCCGCAAACAGGATAACGCTGCTGTTTCCCAGCCTGAATCCAAGGTCACCAATATTATGGGTACCTCCATTTGGATAAGCGGTATACGTCGCAAAATCCAGCTGTTTTGTCCGCCGCGGATCAGCACCCGTGGATACTGCTGTATAATTGGTCGTCACAAACTGGTCCTTCGAAATGAAGCGTCGTAGTGTAGCTGCCTGAAAATCGAGGAATTCCGCCTGGGCGTCGGCCGAATACCTTTTAAAATCAAGCAAAGCATGAGGGCTATTGCCCCACCAGCCCACCAGGGTGGTATTGGGAATGATAACCTGGTTGAAGTCGTTGTACCACTGACTCCAGAAGGCAGTTCCCCAGGCGGTATTCAGCGCATCTATGGTGTTGTATTTGTTTTTTAGCCACTGCCTGAATGCTTCCTGAGAAGCCGGACTGTAATCAGGTTTGGCATCAGGCTCATTATCAAGTTGCCAGCCAATCACATTTTTATGTTGTCCGTAACGCCTGGCCATTTCAACTACAATTGTTTCTACAAACTTGCGATAGCCAGGATGAACGATTGATCCTAATCCACGGGTGCCATGCTCTCCACGGATATAATGACCGTCCATCACAAAAGTTTCCGGATAATTTGTCCTCATCCAGGCTGGCGTGGTGGCGGAAGGAGTACACATCACCACTTTCAGGTTGTATTTGGTACAGAGGGCTATCACCTTATCCAACCATGCAAACTCAAATTCCCCTTCTTCCGGCTCCATTTTAAACCACGCAAATTCAGCCAGGTGTACAAACTCATAGCCCATACCTGCAATTTTCTTTATATCCCTCTCCCACTGGTTTTCGTTCCAATGCTCAGGATAGTAATAGATGCCGGTCGTTGTGAGATTCTTCTCCTGAAAAAAAGGATTGACTACCTGTGCGGTCGCATTCAATCCTACGATCAAAATGGTGATAATAACAAGTATAGAAAATTTATTCATCTGAAGATTTTTTAATGACCACCGGCAACAAGGGCATCAATTGTACGTTTATCAAGCACTGTATTATTTCTCCTGTCCAAAGCACCGCCTGTATCCCAGAAAAAGGGTTTCATACCATTGGCAAGTGCCTGTTTGGTTACATAGGTCAACCAATAATCCACCGCGTCGTTGTGAGTGGCTGGATCTTTAGGAACATACTTACTCCCGTTTCGCCTGTAGGCTCCATATTCGCCCAATATAACAGGAATTTGTTTGTCAGTGAATTTGGTCTTCATACTACCAAAGGATTTGTTTACGTCACTTTCTTCTCCGAAGGTGGCATTCCGATCAGGTTCAATGGTAGAATGATGTCCTGCCCCCCAGTAATAGCATACTTTACCCCAGGACGCATCTTCTTCCATTAAACAGAACTGGTATGGTGTATAGTAGTGGACTTCCACCATCATGCGATCTTTCACGATATCTGTGGGGAGTGTATTCATCAGGTTATTGGTTTTGTCAATATCCGTTGACGGCCCCTGGACCACAAGAACCCGGTAGCTGTTACGTCCACCAGTGGAGCGAACTGCATTGATGAAGGTTTGATGATACCCGGTGAGTATTTCCATTTGCTCCGCATTTTCAGCCGGAGGTTCATTGGCGCTGGCAAACATCAGGTGCTCATCAAAATCACGCATGGTGGTCGCAATCTGTTCCCAGAATGCTTTTTGTTTGGCATTGACTGAATCCTGCTTTGCCTTGTTGATATTGTGATCCAGCCAGCCGCCATCCCAGTGAATATTGAGTAAAACGTACATGTCATTATTTACACAATATTGAACCACCAGTTTTACCCGGTCGAGCCATGCATCCTGGATCTTAGCGGTTGCTTTGTCGGAATGCTGGTTCCACGAAACCGGAAGACGGATGGCATTAAATCCCTGCTGTTTTACAAATTGAATATAACTTTCACTAATCAAAGGATTGCCCCACGCAGTTTCTCCTCCAATAGCTTCCATGGTATTGCCAATGTTCCAGCCCAGTTTAAATTTAGCGGCCAACTGTACTGCGGTACTTTCCATACCGGTTGAATTGGCTGGAGCAGGTGATGTGTTGTAGCCAGGATATAAACTACTGGCTTGTGAGATGTTAATCCTGCGCATCTGGCTATTTCCTGCATTCACCACCAGTACAGCCGATCTGGTCGCGCCAGTGGTATTGGGCTTGGTCGTCAACCGGACGGAAGCCTGGCTACCATTACCGGTAGACTGACTTAACGCCAACCAGGCAGAAGCAGGATTATTAATAGTCCATTCTACGTTACTGGAGATCGTTACATCAGAGGCGCCTCCATCTGCCTCAAAAACAATTTCAGATAAGGAAACCGCTACTTCAGGCGTAATTACGCTCTTTTTACTACAATAGGAAAACATTACAACGGAAATCATTAATCCGATAAATCCACACAAACCTCTGGTTGTCATATTTATGATATTTGGTTAAAAATTTCGATACTATTGAATCTTAACTACCCTGATATTATCGATGGCGGCATGTAAACCTGAGGCCGAAGGAGAGGCAGAAAAATTTCTGGTATGGATATTTACAGATCCATTGGCCGAACTGCCCAGCAAAGTGGTCAGGTTTTCAGCTGCCGCACCTTTACCGTCATTGGTCCTGAACATTGATAATGGAATGGTGACAGTACGCCAACCCTTTGTTGTAAAAGGAGAAATGGTGCCATCTGAGCCTTGCCAAGGCTCATAGCGAGCCATATAGTCAAATGAGTTCCCTTTTACTACATAAACAGAAGTGCCTGTCCATGCAGCAGGAACACTGATCTCAAACTTAATAGCGTATTGATCAACCGGAACAGCTAAACTGTCCTGAGGAATCCACTGTACATCGTTGGTATTTATACTCCGTTGCCAATTCCACCAGTTGCCATCGCCGGCAGGCAGAATATCATTGTTTAATACAGCATAATAGCCCCTGTTACCTGGGAAATTGACGCTGCTATTATCTGTGCCGGTACCCCAACTTAAAGTATTGATATTATCAAAATCACAGAGAACGCCGGTCACAGGATCGTTTACATTAAAGGTAGTGAACACCGTACCGGATTTAGTGCTGATCTCTACGGGTCCACTATGTGAAAGCGCCGGCAGTACAAATCCGATGGATGTACCATTACTGGCTGATGTATATTCGGTAATTGGCGTACCGGCAAAAGTTATTTCGTTTATAAAAAACAGATTTAACCCGGAGATATAAACGGAATCCCCCTCGTGGGCATTTTCGTTGGAAATGCTGCTAATAGTGGGCGGAGGCGCCACGATGGCAAATGAAAAAGTGGTAGTTCCGTGTTTGGTAACATAGCTGATAGTATTCAGGCTTTCCGCAGGTACCGATGGAAACGGTATTATATCGGGTACCAATACGGTAGCACTGGTATCTGAAAACATGATGCTATTGATAGTGGCGGGTATGCCATTGAAGGAGATCTGTACGGCATCCTTTAAGTTATGTCCTATCAACACCACCCATTGACCGGTAGTGATGGAATTAACAAGCGTATCAGCAGGAGAAGCTGCATAATTTCTAACGTTTGTTATGACAGGTGCGCCATCCAAAGAATCCTTCTTACAGGCAGCATGCAACAGGGCAAAAGCAGCAGTAAGCGCCCAAAACAGCCACTTGGGATAATCCTGGTTGAATATTATTTTATTCACGGTATAATAGTTTTAGTAATTATTAATAATAAGATACCGGAGCTTCCAGCAGTTTAGGATTGGCAGTCACCTCTGAAGAAGGTATGGGAAAAGTGAAGCTTTGAATGGTAGCAGGCGTAACAGCGCCAAATGGATCTTTTGGTGTTACCACACCATCCGAAATGGAAAATGTTACACGACTTTCCCCATTTAATTTGCTGATGGCTTTGGCAGCGTTATAATAAGATAACCTAACCAGGTCTATCCAATATTGTCCCTCTGCCGCGAGTTCAATTCTTCTCTCAATTATCAGGCTGTCAATATCTATCATAGGGGCTGGATCCATTCCGGCTCTTTCACGAACTTTGTTAAAGTAAAGCAGCGCGTCGCCGTCTGCAGTAACACTGCTGTTACCAAGTATTGATTCTGCATAAATGAGGTAAACATCCGCCAGTCTTAATAAAGCATTATGTTCTGTAGAGGAAGTCAGGTTCATCGTTGGTGCATTGTTATCTTTGTTTGTACCAATAACATGTTTTTTCAATCCTGCATCTCCCCCAAATTTATATCCTCCGCCTGCTGCGTTCAACTCAGGGTAATAATCTCCTTTAATCATAAAAGTTGCCTTCCGCCTTATAGAATCCCGTGTGGCGTAAAGATTATACATATCCACGGTTGGGGCGATAGCAAACCAGCCCGCCGAGCCATTGGCAGATATTTCTGTACCTCCCGGAGAATAGATCTGCAGCATATTTCCTTCCAGCCAACCTCCTCCCGGAGCCCATTGCAATGCAAACAATGATTCCGGATTGTCGTTAAACTGGGTTTTAAAGATGTCGGCATAGTTAGCTACCAATGCGAGGCCACTGTTCTTACATACATTCCCGGCGTATTTTCTTGCACTATCCAGGTAAGCCTGGTTCCTGGTACCTCCGGACTGATTTAATCCGGATGCTGTCAGATAAACCTTACTTAACATACCTTGTGCTGACCACGTAGTTACTCTTCCGGCGGCATCGGTAGTTGGGAGATGCCCGGCTGCAAAAGTCAGGTCATTGATGGCGAACTTATAGACGTCCTCCGTTTTTATACGATTAACCAGTGGAGATAAAATCAGTTTACTGTTATCTTCAATAACGGGTACAGCCCCCCATAATACCGCCAGATTATAATACGCAAATCCACGTATAAAACGGGCTTCAGCGATAGCAGCATTCTTATCCACGTCTGGAATTGAAGCCGGCGCCTTTTGAATAATAGCATTAATGGTAACATTACAATGTGCAATGACTTTATACATTCCTTTCCAGTTGGCAATCATGATGCCGTTTAATCCGGTAATAGTAAAAGTATTAAGCTGTACAGCATCTCCCCAGAAATTAACTGCCATATTTCCACTCAGCACATCGCCAACAGGTAAATAACAATTATAATTCCAGTCAGCCCATGGTGTACCTGCATACAATGCAGCAGTTGCCAACCGAAGATCATCGGAAGTTTGATAAAAATTATCAGCACTTATCTGCGACAGGGGCGGACGATCCAAAAAGCTTTTGGAGCATCCTGTCATAGCTATCGTAATTAACAGCAAGACAATAATTTTATTCAATATTGATCTCATAACTATATATTAACAGATGAATATTTTATTTGCTCAATCTTACGTTCGCACCAAGGGTAAACACACGGGGCTGCGGGTAAAAACCGCCGTCAACACCAGCACTCAGCGGGTCCCATGATCCGATCTCAGGATCCATTCCTTTATAGTTTGTAATGATAAATGCGTTGGAGACATTGAAATATACCCTCAGGTATTTAATGCTGGCTTTA is a genomic window of Chitinophaga sp. LS1 containing:
- a CDS encoding alpha-L-fucosidase, whose translation is MIIHMMKYWLCGVAFFLCSISNNYAQKKAPDPYGPVPTENQMRWQEMKYYAFVHFSLNTYTDQSWGFGNEDVKLFNPLKLDCRQWARICRDAGMKGIILTVKHHCGFCLWPSKYTEYSVKNAPWKNGHGDVVRELADACREYGLKLGIYLSPWDRNSPDYGKPEYITYFRNQLTELLTNYGPIFEVWFDGANGGSGYYGGANETRTIDRTTYYDWQNTYKLIRRLQPDCVIWNDGGDRADLRWVGTEGGLVGETNWSLLNAKGEVEWNMLHHGLENGDSWVPAEVNTSIRPEWFYHPHEDGQVKTVPQLMETYYNSIGRNGTLLLNFPIMPNGLIHPNDEKAALGLARAVKEAFAVNLVANKKASATNVRGNANEFGPDKSIDNSNDTYWATDDDVTNASLTIDFGKPTTFNRFLVQEYIRLGQRVKAFTVEALVDGHWMQLAKATTIGYKRILRFPAIKATAVRLNITGSKSCPVISNIGIYNAPQILAAPSITRNQSGEVTITPADMESVIYYTLASGQPTSKSKKYTGPFPSEGKLEISAIAYEPATGKSSPVSREKFDISRKNWRIVGLADEKANLILDGNPSTAWHQSKNEKMPIDLVLDLGGEQKLCGFKYLPDQGNTTGAIAKYQFFVSTDNTEWKLVDEGEFPNIKNNPLWQTRSFTPINARYIKLRAVREVNGNNDAGYAEVDVITK
- a CDS encoding glycoside hydrolase family 44 protein → MRKKTILLLLCHVILYTAIAQNVTISINPTQNKRLISPYIYGRNEGFDKAVQFYKDAGLRFARMNGGNNATCYNWRKKITVHPDWYNNVYGTDWDAYAQNIAANYPDIQGMFAFQLLGRAASNTNNNFDDWAYNQSQYWAGVGQNLAGGGVPNTQDPSGKALVEGDVNLFTQLWPADSSVGILNHWFGTNGLGLNKNKFLYWNMDNEVDIWSGTHDYAMPTQISAATFMDNYITLAKKAKALYPDIKLCGPVTTSEWQWYKWSNESIYVNGRYYCWLEYFIKRLGDEYKATGIKLVDVVDIHNYPWYNSDDDAALQGHRIYYDTTYDYPGSNGIKTLTGGWDASLTKQYIFKRIEGWLTEHFGANHGITCGISEWGTMSSSNPSLESVIYASHLGTFGNNGVEFFSPWNWSIGMWETLHLFSRNAKKYSVLSTSSLENTVSAYSSVNENADSLTVILVNRDRTNSRTVTINLSNFDVANGNYQTLQLSSLPATESFVSHTQNALQQNTVAANSNSITITVPALSTTAMLLNKATVPVTYVTMANRATGLLMDGMYRYSDGSNVGQWSNSGSDAQQWSLETNDGYVKIKNRASGLYLDGMGRTSNGSIAGQWSNSNSYNQQWQQITSGSYIKLKNRATGLYLDGLGQNTNGTDAGQWSESSSNNQLWTIGTVAQARKSTVTDSLLLQQTNHHVSLYPNPFTSTFNIAIDKTEEVKRIIIFDLAGRQLETVKRTSVSSLMSMGASLKTGTYIIRVEAAKWVKTFKVVKIN
- a CDS encoding GH39 family glycosyl hydrolase translates to MKGILLLLTLLLLSISDILVAQTKKQQPPIIPERVINIDFNKTSGKLNTMFNDCVGAGRANEGLRADWQQQLAYVKKECGFRYIRMHGLLTDDMAVYTVDSKGNPMYNYMYIDVLFDFLHSIGMKPFVELGFMPTALASGSKTIFWWRGNVTPPKDYEKWAALVKDLTRHFTERYGAEEVKTWYFEVWNEPNLDGFWAGTQEDYFKLYTYSAKAIKSVNSSYRVGGPGTAGAAWEPEMIAFCEKNNVPIDFISTHAYGVKQGYLDEFGNSGTVLDKNPMSVSGDVLQSRKEIDSSTMPHLELHYTEWSASYTPADPIHDSYHEAAYVLQKIKQVGKAANSMSYWVFTDIFEEPGPRFTPFHGGFGMLNTQGINKPVFYAYQFMNRLGSIELVNNDSTSWVCRDSTGNIQALAWDFTNTHPGDSVHNQQYYIRDLPSKSKGKLKVNIVNVPDGTYALEIYKVGYHSNDAYSSYLALGKPVQLNRQEVEQIKKQNDGSPVTREMIAVKAGVPFTKELEIRENDVFFLNMIKL
- a CDS encoding beta-galactosidase — its product is MNKFSILVIITILIVGLNATAQVVNPFFQEKNLTTTGIYYYPEHWNENQWERDIKKIAGMGYEFVHLAEFAWFKMEPEEGEFEFAWLDKVIALCTKYNLKVVMCTPSATTPAWMRTNYPETFVMDGHYIRGEHGTRGLGSIVHPGYRKFVETIVVEMARRYGQHKNVIGWQLDNEPDAKPDYSPASQEAFRQWLKNKYNTIDALNTAWGTAFWSQWYNDFNQVIIPNTTLVGWWGNSPHALLDFKRYSADAQAEFLDFQAATLRRFISKDQFVTTNYTAVSTGADPRRTKQLDFATYTAYPNGGTHNIGDLGFRLGNSSVILFAAEYYKSVGSVSGVMEIQPGPVNWGSYNPLLLPGTVRMWLYHTFAAGGKLACSYRFRQINYSAEQYHAGVIQTDGITPSQGGEEYMQYMKEIKELRKRYKPGISMPEKLVARSTAILWNLENYWTIDRQKQTSQWDTWNYPIKFLEIAKSFGAPVDVIPETADLSKYKFVIVPAYEMVDSALIKKWQEYAANGGHLILTCRTATKDRMGHFWEAECAAPISGLIGAQVKATDMLSGNAKGDLLMGTTHYSWNNWADLLAPDKHTETLAVFDNQFYSGKAAVVKHKVGKGTVTYIGVDTDDAKLEADILKQIYNRAGITTENYPPGVFVYWRDGFYVAVNYSSENYTMNMGQTANIIVGDKILAPGGVLVWSE
- a CDS encoding cellulase family glycosylhydrolase, producing MTTRGLCGFIGLMISVVMFSYCSKKSVITPEVAVSLSEIVFEADGGASDVTISSNVEWTINNPASAWLALSQSTGNGSQASVRLTTKPNTTGATRSAVLVVNAGNSQMRRINISQASSLYPGYNTSPAPANSTGMESTAVQLAAKFKLGWNIGNTMEAIGGETAWGNPLISESYIQFVKQQGFNAIRLPVSWNQHSDKATAKIQDAWLDRVKLVVQYCVNNDMYVLLNIHWDGGWLDHNINKAKQDSVNAKQKAFWEQIATTMRDFDEHLMFASANEPPAENAEQMEILTGYHQTFINAVRSTGGRNSYRVLVVQGPSTDIDKTNNLMNTLPTDIVKDRMMVEVHYYTPYQFCLMEEDASWGKVCYYWGAGHHSTIEPDRNATFGEESDVNKSFGSMKTKFTDKQIPVILGEYGAYRRNGSKYVPKDPATHNDAVDYWLTYVTKQALANGMKPFFWDTGGALDRRNNTVLDKRTIDALVAGGH
- a CDS encoding glycan-binding surface protein: MNKIIFNQDYPKWLFWALTAAFALLHAACKKDSLDGAPVITNVRNYAASPADTLVNSITTGQWVVLIGHNLKDAVQISFNGIPATINSIMFSDTSATVLVPDIIPFPSVPAESLNTISYVTKHGTTTFSFAIVAPPPTISSISNENAHEGDSVYISGLNLFFINEITFAGTPITEYTSASNGTSIGFVLPALSHSGPVEISTKSGTVFTTFNVNDPVTGVLCDFDNINTLSWGTGTDNSSVNFPGNRGYYAVLNNDILPAGDGNWWNWQRSINTNDVQWIPQDSLAVPVDQYAIKFEISVPAAWTGTSVYVVKGNSFDYMARYEPWQGSDGTISPFTTKGWRTVTIPLSMFRTNDGKGAAAENLTTLLGSSANGSVNIHTRNFSASPSASGLHAAIDNIRVVKIQ